A region of Salvelinus alpinus chromosome 24, SLU_Salpinus.1, whole genome shotgun sequence DNA encodes the following proteins:
- the LOC139552320 gene encoding inactive phospholipid phosphatase 7-like has protein sequence MPAIPSSRSRTRDRNNVMSRPEFMSLNQPLWSGNSESRGNSRRPGQPKHQASLPCDPQEPTDSANKDRKEPTKLPEEDCIQLNPSFKGIAMSSLLAIDICMSKRLGVCAYTSSSWGTVRSMVTLLAFTGHGITWIIGTIVCLTRSNTLAGQEVLVNLLLALLLDVMTVAGVQKLIKRKGPWEMSPGFLDYCVMDVYSFPAAHASRAAMVSKFLLSHLVLAVPLRILLVLWAFLVGMSRVLLGRHHLTDMACGFALGLLHFSLVETVWLSSSACQTLISIGTLSWSSFY, from the exons ATGCCCGCAATTCCGAGTTCTAGGTCCAGGACGCGGGATCGGAACAACGTCATGAGCAGACCCGAGTTCATGTCCCTGAACCAGCCCCTTTGGAGCGGCAACTCGGAGAGCCGGGGAAACTCAAGGCGACCTGGTCAACCCAAACACCAAGCAAGCCTGCCGTGCGACCCGCAGGAACCTACTGACAGTGCCAACAAGGACCGGAAAGAGCCCACGAAACTGCCCGAGGAGGACTGTATCCAGCTGAACCCTTCCTTCAAGGGGATAGCGATGAGCTCCCTCCTCGCCATTGACATTTGTATGTCCAAGCGCCTGGGGGTCTGCGCCTACACGTCGTCGTCTTGGGGAACGGTTCGTTCCATGGTCACCCTACTTGCGTTCACGGGACACGGCATCACGTGGATCATTGGCACTATTGTGTGTCTGACAAGGAGTAATACGCTGGCGGGACAAGAGGTCTTGGTCAATCTATTACTTG CCCTCCTGCTTGATGTCATGACAGTGGCCGGAGTCCAGAAGCTGATCAAACGCAAAGGACCCTGGGAGATGAGTCCGGGATTCCTGGACTACTGTGTCATGGATGTGTACTCCTTCCCAGCGGCCCACGCCAGCCGCGCCGCAATGGTGTCCAAGTTCCTGCTTTCCCACCTGGTCCTGGCCGTCCCTCTTCGCATACTGCTGGTGCTCTGGGCCTTCCTGGTGGGCATGTCCCGGGTGCTGTTGGGTAGACACCATCTGACCGACATGGCGTGTGGCTTCGCCCTGGGCCTTCTGCATTTCAGCCTGGTGGAGACGGTGTGGCTGTCGTCCAGCGCCTGTCAAACCCTCATCTCTATAGGGACCCTCAGCTGGAGCTCCTTCTACTGA